One Miscanthus floridulus cultivar M001 chromosome 11, ASM1932011v1, whole genome shotgun sequence DNA window includes the following coding sequences:
- the LOC136492935 gene encoding fe-S cluster assembly factor HCF101, chloroplastic — translation MQTLHASPASFLAPPAPQLLRTAPPPAPRANAAALAAVANRSRPWFPPPRHACRRSRRVTSASSGASATVASVDDAKTDVLIALSQIIDPDFGTDIVSCGFVKDLEISEALEEVSFRLELTTPACPIKDEFEQKANEVVAALPWVKKVDVTMSAQPAQPTYGGELPEGLQKISNIIAVSSCKGGVGKSTVAVNLAYTLAGMGARVGIFDADVFGPSLPTMVSPENRLLVMNPENRSILPTEYLGVKLVSFGFAGQGRAIMRGPMVSGVIDQLLTTTDWGELDYLVIDMPPGTGDIHLTLCQVAPLTAAVIVTTPQKLAFIDVAKGVRMFSKLKVPCVAVVENMCYFDADGKRFYPFGQGSGTQVVQQFGIPHLFDLPIRPTLSASGDTGIPEVVADPLGDVANIFQNLGACVVQQCAKIRQQVSTAVSYDRSIKAIRVKVPDSDEEFLLHPATVRRNDRSAQSVDEWTGEQKVQYSDIQDDIEPQEIRPMGNYAVSITWPDGFSQIAPYDQLEMLERLVDVPSPTASAVASS, via the exons ATGCAGACCCTCCATGCCTCGCCCGCCTCCTTCCTCGCGCCGCCCGCTCCCCAGCTCCTTCGCACAGCGCCGCCACCAGCCCCGCGAG CAAACGCTGCTGCTCTTGCCGCGGTGGCCAACCGGTCGCGCCCCTGGTTCCCCCCGCCGCGCCACGCCTGCCGTCGCAGTCGACGCGTGACGTCTGCGTCGTCCGGTG CTAGTGCGACCGTGGCCTCCGTGGATGATGCCAAGACGGATGTGCTCATAGCCCTCTCCCAAATTATCGATCCTGATTTCGGCACGGACATCGTGTCCTGTGGGTTCGTTAAGGATTTGGAGATCAGTGAGGCCTTAGAAGAG GTCTCATTTCGTCTGGAGCTGACGACTCCGGCATGTCCAATCAAAGACGAG TTCGAACAAAAGGCGAACGAGGTTGTTGCAGCACTTCCATGGGTTAAGAAGGTAGATGTCACAATGTCTGCGCAACCCGCACAGCCAACGTATGGAGGGGAGCTTCCAGAAGGACTACAGAAGATTTCCAACATCATAGCAGTTTCAAGCTGCAAG GGAGGGGTTGGGAAATCAACCGTTGCTGTAAATCTTGCGTATACACTAGCTGGAATGGGTGCCCGGGTTGGAATCTTCGATGCTGatgtctttggtccaagcttacCAACTATGGTTTCTCCTGAAAACCGGTTGCTAGTGATG AACCCAGAAAACAGAAGTATTCTTCCGACCGAGTATTTGGGCGTCAAATTGGTGTCCTTTGGATTTGCTGGACAAGGAAGAGCCATCATGCGAGGTCCAATGGTTTCAGGAGTCATCGATCAGCTGCTGACCACTACTGATTG GGGTGAACTTGATTACCTTGTCATTGATATGCCTCCTGGAACTGGTGACATACACTTAACACTCTGTCAG GTGGCTCCACTGACTGCAGCGGTGATTGTTACCACCCCTCAGAAGCTGGCTTTCATTGATGTTGCAAAGGGAGTAAGGATGTTCTCTAAACTGAAG GTTCCTTGTGTTGCAGTTGTTGAGAACATGTGCTATTTTGATGCTGATGGAAAACGTTTTTACCCATTTGGACAAGGTTCTGGAACTCAG GTCGTGCAGCAGTTTGGAATACCTCACCTCTTTGATTTGCCAATACGGCCAACT CTTTCGGCTTCTGGAGATACTGGAATCCCTGAGGTCGTGGCTGATCCGCTAGGGGATGTGGCTAATATATTTCAGAATCTTGGAGCATGTGTTGTTCAACAATGTGCTAAAATTAGGCAACAAG TTTCAACAGCGGTGTCCTATGATAGATCCATTAAAGCAATCAGAGTGAAAGTGCCAGATTCAGACGAAGAGTTCTTGTTGCATCCGGCAACAGTTAGACGGAACGATCGATCTGCTCAAAGTGTG GATGAATGGACAGGGGAGCAGAAGGTTCAGTACAGTGATATACAAGATGACATCGAGCCACAAGAGATTAGGCCGATGGGAAACTATGCAGTTTctataacttggcctgatggattTAGTCAG ATAGCACCTTATGACCAATTGGAAATGCTGGAGCGGTTAGTGGATGTTCCGAGTCCAACAGCGTCTGCAGTGGCCTCATCATGA
- the LOC136492936 gene encoding serine/arginine-rich splicing factor RS31-like, translating into MRPVFVGNLDYDTRHSELDHLFYRYGRVERIDMKSGFAFVYFEDERDGNDAIRALDGYPFGPGRRRLSVEWSRGDRAARRDGNKPEANTKPTRTLFVINFDPINTRVSDIERHFAPFGNLSSVRIRKNFAFVQFETLEEARKALEATHATTLLDRVISVEYAFRDDDERSDRYDSPRRGGGYGRRGDSPVYRSRPSPDYGRPASPVYGSYVRSPVRDRYRRSPAYRSRSPRVNRRAYD; encoded by the exons ATGAGGCCGGTCTTCGTGGGGAACCTGGACTATGACACCCGCCACTCGGAGCTCGACCACCTCTTCTACCGCTACGGCAGGGTCGAGCGCATCGACATGAAGTCAG GCTTCGCTTTTGTCTACTTTGAGGATGAACGTGATGGCAATGATGCCATACGGGCTCTTGATGGTTATCCATTTGGCCCTGGCAGACGCAGGCTTTCAGTAGAGTGGTCACGG GGTGATCGAGCTGCTAGACGTGATGGTAACAAACCAGAAGCAAACACTAAGCCAACTAGGACATTGTTTGTCATTAACTTTGATCCAATCAACACAAGAGTCAGTGATATCGAAAGGCACTTCGCACCATTTGGGAACTTATCAAGTGTTCGGATAAGGAAGAACTTTGCTTTTGTCCAGTTTGAAACACTGGAAGAAGCCAGAAAGGCTCTTGAAGCTACTCATGCTAC CACGCTTTTGGACAGGGTGATTTCTGTTGAGTATGCCTTTAGGGATGATGATGAACGGAGTGATAGGTACGACAGCCCAAGAAGAGGTGGTGGCTATGGTAGGCGGGGTGATAGCCCAGTGTACAGGTCACGGCCTAGTCCAGACTATGGTCGCCCAGCAAGTCCTGTATATGGTTCATATGTCAGAAGTCCTGTTCGTGATCGCTATCGGAG ATCTCCTGCTTATCGATCAAGATCCCCACGTGTGAACCGAAGAGCATATGACTAA
- the LOC136490602 gene encoding uncharacterized protein has protein sequence MASSDAILSSPVASDGFKSKFLASPAVAVVQVPADASSSKTQQVKMELTSGEIACKQQQLKPRFALELDGLNCFETLVPR, from the exons ATGGCTTCTTCAGATGCTATATTGTCTTCGCCAGTGGCCAGCGACGGCTTCAAGAGCAAG TTCTTGGCGAGCCCTGCAGTAGCAGTAGTTCAGGTGCCTGCAGATGCCAGCAGCAGTAAAACGCAGCAGGTGAAGATGGAGCTCACCAGCGGTGAGATTGCTtgcaagcagcagcagctgaaACCGCGGTTCGCCCTGGAATTAGACGGGCTCAACTGCTTCGAAACCCTGGTCCCCCGCTGA
- the LOC136494314 gene encoding LOW QUALITY PROTEIN: pyruvate dehydrogenase E1 component subunit alpha-3, chloroplastic (The sequence of the model RefSeq protein was modified relative to this genomic sequence to represent the inferred CDS: deleted 3 bases in 2 codons) yields the protein MAAASFTAAKFLAPVAARSGGERAPPLPAGASSSSFARTLHRGGAHHPRLRTALAVSSDLLAGNKAAQAAATHPAVTREEALELYEDMVLGRVFEDMCAQMYYRGKMFGFVHLYNGQEAVSTGFIKLLNQADCVVSTYRDHVHALVQGRPQRSVMAELFGKATGCCRGQGGSMHMFSAPHNLLGGFAFIGEGIPVATGAAFAAKYRHEVLKESSPDGLDVTLAFFGDGTCNNGQFFECLNMAQLWKLPIVFVVENNLWAIGMSHIRATSDPEIWKKGPSFGMPGVHVDGMDVLKVREVAKEAIERARRGEGPTLVECETYRFRGHSLADPDELRKPDEKTHYAARDPITALKKYIIEQNLATESELKSIEKKIDDVVEEAVEFADASPHPPRSQLLENVFADPKGFGIGPDGTYRCEDPKFTQGTAQV from the exons ATGGCGGCCGCGTCCTTCACCGCCGCCAAGTTCCTGGCGCCGGTGGCCGCGAGATCCGGCGGCGAGAGGGCGCCCCCGCTCCCCgccggcgcctcctcctcctccttcgccaGGACCCTGCACCGCGGCGGGGCGCACCACCCGCGCCTGCGCACCGCACTCGCGGTCTCCTCCGACCTGCTCGCTGGGAACAAGGCCGCGCAGGCCGCCGCCACGCATCCG GCTGTTACACGGGAAGAGGCACTGGAGCTGTATGAAGACATGGTTCTTGGCCGTGTATTTGAGGACATGTGCGCACAAATGTACTACCGC GGCAAGATGTTTGGTTTTGTCCACCTTTACAATGGCCAGGAGGCTGTCTCCACTGGCTTCATCAAGCTTCTGAACCAAGCTGATTGTGTTGTTAGCACGTACCGTGATCACGTCCATGCGCTTGTCCAAGGGCGTCCC CAGCGTTCTGTCATGGCTGAGCTCTTTGGCAAGGCCACAGGCTGCTGCCGTGGACAGGGTGGTTCCATGCACATGTTCTCCGCTCCCCACAACCTCCTTGGAGGCTTTGCCTTCATCGGAGAGGGCATCCCTGTTGCCACTGGTGCAGCCTTTGCTGCTAAGTACCGTCATGAGGTGCTCAAGGAGTCCAGCCCTGATGGGCTTGATGTCACATTGGCGTTCTTTGGAGATGGTACCTGTAACAATGGCCAGTTCTTTGAGTGCCTGAACATGGCACAGCTTTGGAAGCTTCCTATTGTGTTTGTTGTGGAGAACAACCTGTGGGCAATTGGAATGTCACACATTAGGGCTACATCGGACCCAGAGATTTGGAAGAAGGGGCCATCATTTGGAATGCCTGGGGTGCATGTTGATGGTATGGATGTCCTGAAGGTCAGGGAGGTTGCTAAGGAAGCAATTGAGAGGGCAAGGAGAGGTGAAGGACCAACCCTAGTTGAGTGTGAAACCTACAGGTTCCGAGGTCACTCCCTCGCAGACCCAGATGAGCTCAGGAAGCCTG ATGAGAAAACCCACTATGCTGCAAGGGATCCTATTACGGCCTTGAAGAAGTACATCATCGAGCAGAACCTTGCAACCGAATCTGAGCTGAAGAGCATTGAAAAGAAGATCGATGATGTTGTTGAGGAGGCTGTTGAGTTTGCTGATGCAAGCCCGCATCCACCACGGAGCCAGCTGTTGGAAAACGTGTTTGCTGACCCCAAAGGCTTTGGTATTGGCCCTGATGGAACGTACAGATGTGAGGATCCCAAGTTCACGCAAGGCACCGCCCAAGTTTAA